The stretch of DNA GATCGATTCAGTGTACATTCTGTAACTGCCCCCCAGCTGTTTAACGTCACAAATATTCCGGTTTACCCAAAAATAATTGAGTTGAAAAAAGTACCAATAAACAAAGTAAAATACTTGTTTCGCTCAGAATACGATAAGCTAATTAATTGGTGCTAATCTGTGCAACAAAGAAacctaataataataacaataagaGTAATGTGCACATCTCGGTCTGGGGCAGTCGTCTGGCatagtcccagtgccagtgccagtgccagtgccagagacTATGGCGGCATTCTGACGCGTTTCAAATGAgagcaaaaaattaattaaatgcattctgTTTGCCAGCAAGCAGACGAGTTTTGCTCCCAATCGTAATACTCCGAGTTGTGTtgttaacaatttaattgcaatttatacACTGGGAGGTAGGACTGGGCGTTTATGGGATTCTCACTTGCTAATCTCAAGGTCGCCGGGGAGGCTCTGTgctgtgtttggttttttaatgGTGAATTAAATGTCGCGACGGGGCTTGGAGTCAGGCTAAGAGGTTTGATCCGGCAGAGTCTCCGCCCTGTAGCCATGCCCTGCTATGATTCAATCAATTGGTAATTTCATTATAAAAGCTTACACTACCAGGCATCGGGTGCCCAGGGTAAAGTCCGGCAGAAATTCGAACGAAGACAcagaagaggcagcggcggtggccaCATGACACCTCGagacaaaaagagaagcagaggaAACCTTTCTATGATCCCATAATCCACGAATAAAACTAAAGAAACCAAAAgaccaagcacacacacacacacactccacactttGACgcttaccaaaaaaaagctCACAAATAGTTCAatgaactttttgttgcttttgtctcTTTTATTGTATGTTGCTATGCtggcgctctcgctctctctcgctctcttcgtctgtctctctctatgaATGCATAtctcgctcttcctctctttctcagtGTCTTTCGGCTTGGGtctgtgtttgtatttatttatgctttatttttatttgtttcgcctatttgaattcaatttttcGATGTAGCCACAAAGGTGGGAAATATCTTTGTGGCAAGCCTCAAAATGCATTGAAAGCTCAGGCGAGACACGCGTGTAGACAGTGCCTCAGACATAGACatagaaatgtttatttgtagATCGAATCACGCTTACAACAATCCAATGCCCGGGCGCCATGGCTGTCTCGtcttcatttaaatattagtTGAGATCTCTGTCTGGGAGCGAAATTATTGTCACGTAGCCCAGACAGGCAGACCTGCTGTTtattttgaatgaattttgaTAGCTGCATGCAGGTTGCACCCCCCACCACCGCACTCGCCATAAAACGACATTTTCACATGCCTCTAATCAAGTGTGAATAATCCCATTTTGGGGACCCGGCGGCCACCATGCAAAAAAGCCTTTAAGCTTAATTGTTATGCTGATAGAGGCGCTAGATGGATTGGTTTCAGCTTcaggcacagcaacaacacacagcCAAGAGCCTCACCTGACAGGTGtaccaaacaaacacaaatacacgcACAGGTACCAGTCGTAGTGTCTGCttgtgggtgagtgtgtgtgtgtgtgtgtctcggcCAGCTCACGTTTCGTTTATCGTCTTGGGAAGCTCCAAACTGgggagtttgttttttttcattttttttttattatattttttcgttttgttggttTGCCCAAACACTTTGATCATTTTTACACaccataaaataattatgaaGATATTTTTGACATGCCCAACGCGTCGAAGAGTTAATGCTCTTAAAGGAAGTTTAATTGTTGTAATAGGCAGGGACTTACATGCCGTAAATAAACCAAAGGTAGCCGATTAGCATGAGTTATTAATGAAGAGCTCCCAAATTTGCAAGACTCACATTTACCTTCAGCTAGaactctcttccctctctttgctgccacaaatgtttgcccaaaTTCGCTACAACCCATTCCAAGTGCTTCAAATTCGTCGTAAACTTATGTGTAAtaatagttttttaattgaattgtcgCAAATGCCAAGTACTTTGCCTCTTTCCAACccattttggctgctttttgcttgttttgtttttgtttttttggcatatttttgctgtttgtgctGTAGGCGCGTGCGTTTTGGGTtgatattaattaattgtcaTGTGCCTTATTACACAATCTTTGTGCGAGTGGGCGGTGCGGGTAGcgtgatgctgatgctgcgctGCTTACGCAATTCGGTGGCGTTTGCACAGGTGCCCCTCGGGTGCTGACGTCACTGatagcagaggcagcgacagcggcagctcGCTCTCAGTCTCCCTGCAAAGTACACAAACATTTAGTTATTTTTCATGCGCAAATCGGTTAACTTGGACTTGGCCAACAGTCAGGCTAAAGTCAGTGCCaagcaatgaaaattgcaacGTGTTTTGGCATTAGACGTGAAAGTGCGAGTTTGCACTCGAGACTGTGGGCACCGGGGGGAGCGCTTCGCTGGCAGTTGGGGCGTGAGTGGGTGCTTGGCCACTCGCTTGGACACTGCCTGAAATGGGAACGGGAAACGGGGCTCTGCACGGGGGtcggtctgctgctgctggagctgctgcctaCACCAACGTCAGTCAGTTGACTTTTATGGCACGTAAtttgcaattggcaaaaccaaGTCCAAGACATCCACGACAATAAATGTGGAGAGCTGCCAGCGCAGGcaaaacttttcacttttcattttgcgCTTTTCCATGCAACTCCCATCAAGAGTCAGGCAGTTGGCTGTACGTGCCTCCTGAGTGTTTTTTGGCCTGTTGGCCTATTAAGTCGCTGGCCCTTAGTCTTGCCTGGTTCTTGCACTTACTTGCAtttggctgctggccaaagtCTTGGCTTAATGCTAGGAAAAACCCCCTCGGCAGCCACTCACTTAATGGATTCGGTCAATCTATGCGTCGAGGCGACCCATTTAATGCgaatattgcgcatacgccctGTTGACTCCGAATCAAGACCACGGACTCATGACTAATCGCAAATTAAGACGaaatgcaacatttggcaCGTGAATCGTCCGATAGCTATGcgacaacaaccaacaaacaactaACCAAATATGCCAactatttttcttctctcttttggcaaaacaacacaaaaatatgtttgcaAATTAGGGGAAACTCTCATATTTTTCAGGGCACCAACCAAGCCGGGAgatgaaaccgaaactgaaactgaaactgaataATATATAACAAAAGGCACTTGTCAGGGTGAAATTTTCACTAGATAttcaaatgaacaacaaatgtggcgacggtggcggtggcagctgctgctggctgtggattggattggatgtTGCCTGAACAaacagccaacacacaaaaaacggaAACCGTTaaagccaaacaacaacaacagcagcaacagcaataagaAACGTTAGTTTTGGAGTCGCTTTCAAATTGTACaagttgttggtgctgctgctgctgctggctggggtCCCCACCGCCTCCATTAATGAGGCGTGCTCCGTTGTTTACCCCACTTGAAAGCGACTTCAACGACGGCGCTGACGACGCTGTTGAAGATCAATGGATTGTACGACTGTCCAAGACCAAGAGCAAAGTGCCTgctggtggttgttgttgttggtctaCCACTTTcgttgttactgttgttgaCTTTGAGCCGCCAAAGCTTTGAGCGATTTTTCATTGGAATAGAAAgtgaattgaattcgttttcGCTGCTGTTTCTCTCCGTTCCATTGCTCTTGAGGCACACCACCTCTATCGCTCTCGTCTTCATTGGGTGCTGGCTGTTTACTTTGAAAACGGAAAGCGAGGAAGAGCCATACACCAGATGCGATGCTGCTATCTGCCCGAAAATTGGAGCATGTCATTGACCTTTTGCGCTGAAAGCCCGTAAGCAGTGAGAGTGCCTGCCGCTGGTTGTTTATCTTTCGATTTAACtcgttgttgctattgttgtttgtCCAAGGGAAAACACCAGCGGTAGAGGCGAAgcttttgctggctgctcaTGGATTTTACTCGAATGCAAGTGTGGGGTTCCCTTTAGAAGGGATCTGAGATTCAAACAGATATTAAGTAAAATAGTgattaaaagtaaaagttttgtttgcaagttttgaacattttctggcacattttccattaaagATTGAATTATTATTCctaaaaagcaatcaaaaagtAATTCTTCCATTTCCTACTTTGATTTTGAATGCATATCCTGATATTCTTCAAGCATTTTTTCATATATTATTTTCTGCAGGATTTTCCATAATTTGTAATCTGCCAAAACCGATTTTAATGAAAGATCTTTAGAGACATGTGTCGCTTTCTATTTTCTAGGGTGTCTTCTAGCATTTTCCAATATGGTCTCCATCCAGCCCCACGGGCTGCAGTCCGCTGAGTCGATTTCTTttacaaaaatgtgtaaattaaaCACagggcagcagaggcagcgacagcgacagcagcgacagcggcatcAGGCCAATGAGTTTATTCACCTTTCGCCtaattattaaaatacataaacgaaatgtaccaaaaaagaagatactcgtatgtacatacgcttcatatacatatgtacatacatatgtacagctaCAAGAGGCTTCGTGCAAAAGCTTCGGTCAGGCCGATGACGAAGACATCGATCGACTCGACAACTtcaatgaaatcaattttacGATAATAAGTTTTTGAGCGCCCCCCTCCGAAATCCCACCATGGGGCGGAGAgaaagaggcctctgcctgcgcctctccctctgcctacGCCTCTGCCGAAGCCCTGCCTGTCGCTTCATCAGTCCCAGCCAGGCACCAGCCCATGTACCGTTGGAAATTtcttgctttttcttttctcagcctttgagtgtgtgtagcatgtgtgtgcgtgtgtgtgattgagtattaaatttgttttttatgtattttgttgcttgtttttgtcgCTGTTATTGTCTTGGCGAAATGTAGGTCAAGTTATAAcgtgagagagtgtgtggggCCAGTGCCGTGTGCCTTGTGCCGTGCGCTGTAGCTGGTGGGACGAAACGTCGGGAGTCATCCCGTTGCCGCCTCTGGCTGACTGAGAGTCAGAGTTGGAGTCGCAGACAGATCGTCAGACGATCGTCCAGGCGCTGTGGCAGTATTTTCTAGTAGCTTCCTCctcccaggccaggccaagtcAACTTTCACTTAGAAAGTTCTGCTTGCGGTTATGCCGAAACGCTTTTTGGCTGCTCGTGTGCGAGTCTGTCTGTGGGGCTGTAAGCGATATGAATGAATCCAGCAACAAGTTAACTGGGTCAACTCGTGTGGGCCTGGGAATATGTATACGAAAATGTctctacataaatatttatctgccTGATCCAAGATAATCACCGAAAGCGATCGCCCGGCGATCGAGTTGGGATGATGGGATGAGATGatcatttaattgcattttcaatgcTGCCTGGGAAAGCTTTCCGTTAGGAGCGACGTCATCGTGGAGCAACCTTGGCGCGATCAGCTGACAGACGCCGAGCGAGTGGCTCCGACTGCGAGTGGATTTCCCTGAACTTCATACTGAAAAGCTAAGCtaatgtgtggctgtgtgtgtgtttgtctgtctatTAATAGCGCCATGCATGCTGCTCGCATATCCGCGTCGTCTGGCGGCTGccgctctctcgcgctctctctctctctcactccgtGGTGTACTTCCTGCTGGAAAAACTTGCTGAGAGCGCGCTGAGTAGAGcttttgctctcctctctcagcTGCTCTGTGCTTGCTCTCAGAATGCCAATGCAGTTctcagttgttgctgttcttgtttcGCTGgctgctttgttgttgctgtgccaTTATTGACCTAATCACTTGTGGAGCACAAACGAACATTGAACTTTTACTTCCGCATTAGCACTGCATATGGCTTATTGCACTTTTCCACAGGAGattctcctctcttctcttctcacATCAGTCTTGGCTTTCTCAATCTTTATTGATCATTTGAGGCAGTCCGGGCGGCGGCGACCGCCCAGTGACATTAATTAATGCCCACAGATTCATCAAATATGCGCTGGCCGTTTggaaaatcatattttatgcGCCCCCCGGCAGCAATTTGTCCAAGGCAGGGCCCCCAGAGCGAggcagagcgaaagagagcgagattGTGGGCCTGGAAAAATCTTGTAATTTAATGCGACAATTTTGTACGCCTCTGGCAGAGGAGAGACTCATGCCGGACCCATACTGGAGGACCAGCAGCCAAGACGCCATGGGTTGGGGCTTTcaataataaatgcatttggaattttctgttttaaatatgtttttcttttaatattatatttgtATGGGTGGTTTTTGTGAGTGCCTAAATGGGGTATTGGGGGGGAGGAGGATGCTTGTCGAATGTGTGGATATATAAATAGCTTAATATTCTTACGAtctaaacaaatttgttgtgctCCGACGTACAGaatattcaaacaaaatgtgaGCATGGTAATGCATGAGAGAAACGTAGCAGAAGTGAACGAACgaacattaaaaattgtttgcaataAATAATAGATGTGgtttaaacaaaatgaagcTTGCTCTTGAAATATGACACTAAATTTAATActttttgcatagtttttttCCCATACAAGTATAACCGATGAATATATTAGGTACATAACATATATGGGTGATATGGTAGGATAGACGGTTGGTTCTTccgctttttgtgtgcgtttgtttttgtgaacAGCAATGAacaatatttgcattaaataatatgaTAATAAATAGTTAATATATAATAGTTATggtaattatacaaaaaaaactacataaatacaaaagttcaaagttcTGTGGATCCCGATCCCATCCTGCCGCGATGGCCGCACTTTCTCCGGCGCCGACAGCTGGAAGTCTCCTCGCGGCCACGCACGCGTAACCAGCGCGCGCCCCCAATCATGCCCAGAATCTGGTGAATAAGGCAAAGGCGGTATGGGGTTGATGTTTATGTTTTGGATGTTGATCCTTAGTACTGCCCGGTGGGATCTAGGCAGTCCTGTCGCCGCTTCTGGCGCGTCTCGTTTGTGTCGCGTGGTCGACGGTAGGTTCCTGTGGGATCCAGCATTTTGTCTGATTTTCTGTAGCTCTTCTTACGCAGCGAAAAGTGTTGCTTGATTTACTTTACAGCCGGGTATTTGTGGGCTGGAGATGTAGCTTGTGGCTTGGTGGCTTAATAGGTGCCAGTGGGGTCCAAAGCGAGAGACATTTTGAGTTTGATTTGTAAAAGATTTCTTATGCGatgaataatatttgttgGCTCTATCTGTTGATAGCTCTTCTTCAGTATTGACCAGTGGGATCCAGATAGGCAGCCATGGTTATGTCTTGGTAATGTTTATGCGGGGTAGAGTGTGATgaaattttgcagattttcTGTTCTTCCTTCTCGTCTCAGTACTGGCCAGTGGGATCCAAGTAGGCTGCCATTTGTATGCCGTTTATGTACCAAAAATACTCGAATGACAAACCGAACAAAGTCTGGCTGGTGATCTCCtcctttgtttaatttaaatcaaCCTTATGTTTGTCTGCTTATATACCATTTATATTGAACTTTATACTGGTTCTCTTGGGCCTGTGgactttgctgctgttgttgtaagTTCTTTTATTATCACCAACAGTGGACAGTGTCGCTGGGTTTTTCTTGGCTGATTATACAGcgtcgcgtgtgtgtgtgttttggctcttttttgttgttgttgttgttgttggtctaTAGTTTTTGTGTGGAAGAGTCACTGACACTTAAAATCCATTAAATACTTTTGTTGGATTgtctttattgtttattaataaGCGGCTGACAGCCtttttttgattgtttgatttgtttggtGGCTTTTAAGGGTCTCAGCGACGCGTGTTTCACGTTTAAAGTTGACTCGGAAAatctttcaatttgttttaaaagaatttcttttagttttaacTGAATGTTACGTGAAAATCTGCGGACTTTTTGGCTGTTTGTGGGCTGccagtggctgttgctgttgcgatTACTGCCGGAGCTGGTGGCTGATCTTGCACTCTCGAACGTTGTCgatattttgatttgattttcgtCGAGCCGTAAGCTTAAATGCTCGACGGctggcgacggcgacgacgtcAGCAGCGCGCTGCTCGGAGAGcgggagcaacagcagcagcggcagcggcagtggggAGAGCGagtgcaaaagagagcgaTAGCTGGCAGGTGCGCTGCTCTTAGTTTGTGCTCTTAGCAGCTCGGCTGCCGGAGAGAGCGAGCCAGCAAGAGAGCGACGCGCGACGTTTTCATTCATGTGAGCTCCAGGTGAGATGgctggagagagggagaaccagAGTGTAGCAGCGGCGCTCTTCGTACCTTTCCAACGAAGGCAGCGCAGCTCTCGCAGCCGCTTGGATTTCATTCAAGAAACAGCTGTTTTGGCTCGAACTGCGACACGATCGAGTGCCCTCGTTATTCTCGCTGCCCGAggagtctgtctgtgtgtgtgtgggttcttCGATGTTCCTTTGGGCAGCGATCCTACTTCGCTTCTACCTTTTGAGTACCTGCGCAGGTAGTCCTTCTCGCCTATTGGTGCTCCCGCTCTTGCCGTTCTTACGATCATCCTGAGACGGAGGCTCCACCCACATTTGGCTCTTGGTTCTGGGCTAATTGATGTACCCTCTCCTGGCCATGACTGTGCCAAATGCGCTTAGCTCGGGCCACAACAAGTAGCCCTGCAAATAGACATGCTAGGCATGCCGGATTTACACTGTCGCCGCTGCTCAAACAGAGACCGGGCAGGAATCCTTGCCAAAATGCTAATATCCTTACGTGGCATAAGTCCCAAATTAATGGTCTTTGAGCCTGGCGGCGCGACGGCCACTGCCCACTTTATGTGACATTTGCGGTAGCCTAAGCCAGGGCCAACTCAAACGGCTTAAGCCGCAACTGCCAACTCATAAAAAGGATAAACGATGCTCGGGGCATGAGTCAGCAGGCGACGGTTGCTTCCGCGAAATGCGACACCCAAAGGCagacccagtgccagtcccatcCAGCAGAGTCGATataatcagcagcagcacaaaaaacttctcgaaaatgttgcagaattTGCCAGTTTTTGGCCCAAAATTGGACACGCAGGACCGTGACAAGTCAGCTGTTGAGGGCGACAGACGGCGGTGGCTGATGTACAAGATGTGTGTCATCTGCAGGCACAATGGGAAATATAAATCCTTTCGTTTTATTACAGCGACGTAAAAAACTCAGAGCAGGACTTCCGGCACAGCGACACAAATGATTATTCGATTGAGGAGCGGCGCGAGCTGCGCCAGCAGCCAACGAACCCTTTGGCACGGGTCGGAGCATGACCTTGAAGGGCACTCGATGCTGTAAGATGATCGGCACAAGCCTTTGGCACGGGTCATAAGGAGGGAGTAAAGGATGGGGAGACGTCACTCATTTGAGGAACTATTTTCTAGAGATCTAAGACTTTTAGTACTATTATTTCTAGAATATTTCTCTTACATTTAATACCCCAAACaactgttgttttttctgtaaTAGGAAATTCCATCTTCCATCAGTCTATTTGCTGTGCTGTTCCGTTAAGCTATTTGTCTTACCTGGCGTGGGATTGGGAGCCCGCTAATGCCCCAGCGAGTGGTACCTTTGAGGGCCTGCCCCGGATGCGAACTCGGATCCCCGGCTGCATTTTGGCGCTTCCGCtttgcattttcacttttcaaacagtttttgctttttatcgAATTCGTTATGCATCGTTTgggttttcagttttcagttttcattttccattcctttcctttccgctTAGCGCACCTTTTGTCCCGGCCACGTGCCACAGCCAAACATTTGTTGGCACAACTGTCAGACTCCTGCTCTCTGGGCCCCagcccctctccctctccctctccctctccatctatCAGTCATTCACTTTCCCTGCCGCCGCCTTTGCTTAGTAATTCGATCAATTCAATTCTTCCTGTAGGGGGGGAGCCCTGgacggctgctgcagcggacTCCTTACTTATGCAATGTTTGCCGAGGGCCCAAACCTCCAAAAaaccgacagacagacgcagaaaaaaaaccaaaaacggtcttggaaaatgttgtaaaaattTGGGTCAATGTTCCGACGTTTTTGGCTTGTGTGTGgctcttgtgtgtttttcggtTTGTGCACATTTAACAGTATTTTCCGCTGACTTTGGTCGCTCTTGGACTTGGCCATGCAGTGGCTGcacttttttgctgttgccaattttctgtttgtttttcataaATTGCAATGCCAGAAacttgttattgttgctgcccaGAGTTGTGTGGCTCTTGTTGACAGTCGCCAGCAGTCCCAGTCGTGCTCCTCGAGCTCTGCTGCACCGCTGCCACTCCGCCCAGCTGGCTCCACTCCTGTACCGCTTGCTTGACACTTGTAATTAGCTCCACGCGGCACAAAAGTTGACACAGCTAACTGTTAGTTGTGGATCTAGTTGACCCACATAGCCTGGGTGGATCTTTCTGGATGGAACTTGAGTTTGGGAAGCGAAGAAGTTGCTAGATGTTCAAACAAAAGTGGCTATAGGCTTGGAGCTGTGCATCTGCTTGAGGCAGCTTTGCTTACCTCAAAGTGAGATAATTCTACAAATCTCTACCTTCATGAACAATTCTTTATCTCTATggtgaaataaaataattattattacattaAAGGATCATATAATttaatcataaatatattttacatttcatAATATTTGATGATACTTTTCATGCAAACTCAAGGATTATTATCTGATACATAACCCTTAAGCTCCACTCCTAAGAGAGAGGATGCTTAGATTATGGTTCTAGCATTTCCTTCTTATCAACATAATtcttatttaataaatattggcAAAGAAGGGAATCATAAATACAGAATTTCTATTTCAAGAAATTATTTGACTTTCTGTAATTTATCTCAAAATTCCTTCAATTGCTTTTGAAATACCTTCCAAATTGCTCTCACCTCTCATTGCCAGTCAGCACTACCCGAGAACATTCTAGAACAAGTCATGCCATAGTTACACCTTCACTTAAGGATCCCTATCCACACCAAATCGTAGACGCGCCGCAGCCATTTCCCCATTGCGAACAGTCGTTGTGATCCACGTGCTCTGGGGCAACCCGTATAAATTACTGTGTGAACTTTTACTCCAGATTTGGTCGGAGAGAATTAAATCAAGCAAACGTGACTGTGATGGaacttttctttgatttccaAACACCCGCAGCATCCGAAATGCCATCTGAAGCGGtcccagtggccagtggccagtggccagtgccCCGTCCCAAGTGCCAGCCTCAGTCCACGTTCTCTGCGCGGCCCGTCCACGTATTTTGTTTCGCTTGTAATGACTGAAGAATATGCTAAACAGCTCTATCTGAGAACTGAATATGGTAAACGCTGGACTCTAGATTGGTTCATAACAGACGCACTGGCGTTGACGTAGACAACAGAATGCAAATCGCTTGGCGATCTATCTGTcgcgctgtctctctgtctctcagtctctcgGTCTTTGTGTGTTTCAGCCAACGGCGATTTGCCGAAACTCAATGAAAGTGCTGGCCAGGATATTAGGTAAGTGTGCCGAGATCCGCTACAGCGAAGGAGCATTACCCGTTAATGGCACACATATCTAAACAAACTTAGCGACAGAATCTAcatatggatgtggatggacGTATGGAATGCCGATCACCGATCACTGCGGTCAAACGGTCATTGGCCTGCTTGCAGATACTCTCCTCGCTGTATCCATATGGCAGTGTGAtattgatgctgctgctgcctggcacgTAAGCGGTCTTGGCATCTTTCACCATGTGGCTGGCGGCGCAGCAGCTTACgcaaaattatttatgaaaaacagagccacagccagagccagagccagagccggtaACAAGAAGTACATGGAACAACTCTGCCGGAATCTCTGCCTGTACCCAGCTTTGGTGCTATGGAAATCGACAGCCGCTCTGTTCTGTGGAAATTCAGCAGCGATTTGCATGtgtgacaacaacaacagccagagcgGTGCGGGCAGATTATAATTATCTCGCGGCAGGCACTTGCAACGCCCGATGCTCAGATACGATCCGAATGTACCCCAAAGTGCGTGTCGCTGCAGCTCTCTTATTGATTTAATAATTGAACAGTGTGTGGCCAGACAGTCAATGGCCATTAGATCAATGCAACACAGAAGCCAATGCATAACAAAGGTGCCGCATTCTGAGAGCAAGGCTCCGATTTGGGGTGCTGGGAGTGGGAAAAGCCAGATGACAAATCAATCTGTTTGCAATCAAACGCAGAGACTGTCGTCCCATGGCGCTGTCGCGATTTTCACCCAATAaggaagcaaagcaaagtagCAAAACAGCAACCAGAAACTGCAGCCAAGCAAAACAGAGgccgaccagcagcagcagcagcaggccctaTAAATCTGCTCTGGCAACAGAAACCAGAGACTGGAGACAGAAGACTGAAGACTGAAGACTGAAGACCGGGAGACCAGACCAGTTGCTCCGGCTGCGACCAGTTGGCCTGGCCTATGAGGCAGACACAGCCAGGGTGGAGAGCAAAGAGGAGAGCTGCTTGGAAGTAAAAATAACCTCAGCTAAGTTCACTGGGGCGAGGTTGAATGAACTTCGCAGAAGAGAAATGTGATGATTTCTCTGGGCCCCACATTTGGTGTTTGCTGCGACTGCAACTCGCTTTTCGGATGGTCCCCGGGACTCCGGATATATCAATAAGCGGCACTTTGCCCATGGGcttgggcacacacacaatccccGCGATTGCAGTCTCAATTTCTCTCAATTAAAGTTTGCAAATTCGCGAGACAGATACAATTAACTTATCGCGAAAAAGTTTCCGGAAACGGACCAACGACTGCCCACACAATCCGCACGGGGGGAGGGAATCGGTGGCTGGTGGATTACGGATGGTGTGGGGGCGAAGACAAGTGCAagagtctgtctgtcggttTGCGTTTAATATGTTTGTTGACATCCAATTAGAGCGATTTCCTTCCTCATTAACAAACGCAGCAAAAGTACGAGACGCTGCCAAGTGGGGTAACGACTAGGCGATGACTCTTAAGTGAGGGATTGGCTGGGTGGGGCTGAAGGTGTGCTTATTGTgcgcctgaaagtatgcagcaTCTACCTACAAGTACTTGGATGGTGGAAGTACCCAATATACCTGTGATACCCTCTGTTTGGTAGCTGCGAGAGCTGTGAGCTGGAACGCAGACTTTGATGTTTTGAAATTTAACTCAAGCGTCATAAAAttatagcacacacacacacacatactcgtacacgcTGCAATCATACACTAGAGAGTGCAGCGGAATCACGACAAACAATTAGAGCTGCTGTGGACATTG from Drosophila subobscura isolate 14011-0131.10 chromosome O, UCBerk_Dsub_1.0, whole genome shotgun sequence encodes:
- the LOC117897999 gene encoding peptide tarsal-less AA gives rise to the protein MLDPTGTYRRPRDTNETRQKRRQDCLDPTGQY